The Nesterenkonia xinjiangensis genome contains a region encoding:
- the rpsM gene encoding 30S ribosomal protein S13 — protein sequence MARLAGVDIPREKRTVIALTYIYGVGKTRANLAIEATGIAPDTRVKDLTDEQLVALRDYIEGSFTVEGDLRREVAADIRRKVEIGSYQGLRHRRGLPVRGQRTKTNARTRKGPKRTVAGKKK from the coding sequence ATGGCACGTCTGGCTGGTGTGGACATCCCGCGCGAGAAGCGCACGGTGATCGCACTCACTTACATCTACGGCGTCGGCAAGACACGCGCCAACCTGGCCATCGAGGCCACCGGGATCGCCCCGGACACCCGCGTCAAGGACCTGACTGACGAGCAGCTGGTCGCTCTGCGTGACTACATCGAAGGCAGCTTCACCGTCGAGGGTGACCTCCGTCGTGAGGTCGCCGCGGACATCCGCCGCAAGGTCGAGATCGGTTCCTACCAGGGCCTGCGCCACCGTCGTGGTCTGCCGGTCCGCGGTCAGCGCACCAAGACCAACGCTCGCACCCGCAAGGGTCCGAAGCGCACCGTCGCAGGCAAGAAGAAGTAG
- the rpmJ gene encoding 50S ribosomal protein L36: MKVHPSVKQICTDCKVIRRNGVIRVICKNPRHKQRQG, translated from the coding sequence ATGAAGGTTCACCCCAGCGTGAAGCAGATCTGCACTGACTGCAAGGTGATCCGCCGCAACGGCGTGATCCGTGTGATCTGCAAGAATCCGCGCCACAAGCAGCGCCAGGGCTGA
- the infA gene encoding translation initiation factor IF-1: protein MGKKEGVIEVEGRVTEALPNAMFRVRLENDHVVLATISGKMRQHYIRILPEDRVVVEMSPYDLNRGRIVYRYK from the coding sequence ATGGGTAAAAAAGAAGGTGTGATCGAGGTGGAGGGCCGGGTGACCGAGGCCCTTCCCAACGCGATGTTCCGTGTGCGTCTGGAGAACGACCACGTGGTGCTTGCCACGATCTCGGGCAAGATGCGCCAGCACTACATCCGGATCCTCCCCGAGGACCGGGTCGTAGTGGAGATGAGCCCGTATGACCTCAACCGTGGACGTATCGTCTACCGCTACAAGTAA